Proteins from a genomic interval of Plodia interpunctella isolate USDA-ARS_2022_Savannah chromosome 20, ilPloInte3.2, whole genome shotgun sequence:
- the LOC128678552 gene encoding inosine triphosphate pyrophosphatase-like, translating into MATKTLTFVTGNSMKLEELRAILGTTFPLEINCHMLDLPEVQGDMEEISIRKCQEAARRLKGPVLVEDTSLCFNALKGLPGPYIKWFSEKLEPEALPRLLAGWEDKSAEAVSTVAYCDGDNHCEDLEVLVFQGRCEGEIVSPRGSRNFSWNCVFQPQGCDKTYGELTIEEKNKISHRYKALEKLRTYFIEKDCTCG; encoded by the coding sequence atggcgACAAAAACGTTGACCTTTGTAACTGGAAACTCTATGAAACTAGAAGAGCTTAGAGCAATTTTAGGAACCACTTTCCCTTTGGAGATAAACTGTCATATGCTTGATCTGCCAGAGGTGCAAGGGGATATGGAGGAGATCTCAATAAGGAAATGTCAAGAGGCTGCAAGGCGTCTGAAAGGCCCCGTATTGGTGGAAGACACCTCGCTCTGTTTTAATGCTTTAAAAGGTCTTCCTGGACCGTACATAAAGTGGTTTTCAGAGAAATTGGAACCAGAAGCGCTGCCGAGATTGCTAGCTGGATGGGAAGACAAGTCCGCTGAGGCGGTATCTACCGTTGCTTACTGCGATGGAGACAATCACTGCGAAGATCTTGAAGTATTGGTATTCCAAGGGAGATGTGAAGGAGAAATAGTGTCGCCTAGAGGCAGCAGGAATTTCAGTTGGAACTGTGTTTTCCAACCACAGGGCTGTGACAAAACTTATGGAGAGTTAACAATAgaagaaaagaataaaatctCTCATAGGTACAAAGCGTTGGAAAAACttagaacatattttattgaaaaggaTTGTACCTGTGGCTAA